The following proteins come from a genomic window of Heyndrickxia acidicola:
- a CDS encoding undecaprenyl-diphosphatase has translation MNYRLFKDIHGLAGHNHVIDAFMIFCTNKAIYIFAIALLLIWIFGNKSYKRDALYAGITGIVGLIANVIISHIYYEKRPFVAHHVHTLISHAADASFPSDHATGSFAIAFFMLIRHRKIGGLMLILALLTGFSRIYCGIHYPFDVVGSIVVAFIVTFVITKLAPILDPLVNAIVSLYLSIIGKLTGRSSEKTIGQ, from the coding sequence TTGAATTATCGTTTATTTAAAGACATCCATGGATTGGCCGGACATAATCATGTAATTGATGCATTTATGATATTCTGTACAAATAAAGCTATTTATATTTTCGCAATTGCTTTGCTGCTCATTTGGATATTTGGAAACAAATCATACAAAAGGGATGCATTATATGCAGGTATAACAGGGATTGTTGGACTTATTGCAAATGTAATCATTTCACATATCTATTATGAGAAGCGTCCATTTGTAGCTCATCATGTTCACACACTCATTTCTCATGCTGCTGATGCTTCTTTCCCTAGTGACCATGCGACTGGCTCTTTCGCTATTGCATTTTTCATGCTTATACGCCATCGTAAAATAGGCGGGCTGATGCTAATATTAGCTCTGTTAACAGGATTTTCCCGTATCTATTGCGGCATTCACTACCCATTCGACGTAGTTGGAAGTATCGTAGTAGCCTTTATTGTTACTTTTGTTATTACTAAACTGGCACCAATTCTGGATCCGCTTGTGAATGCCATTGTTTCTCTGTATCTGTCCATTATTGGCAAGCTGACAGGCAGATCCTCAGAAAAAACAATTGGTCAATAA
- a CDS encoding CamS family sex pheromone protein, protein MRKAAIGLLVVVIFMLTACNNNKISNSSKTAQKKPVVQGKELYLTKQSSTPSDTRGLILKNIGNPLDVDELDTGLMDLSQEHFSPQDYYLQVGKYINKANLNEWVNRKSKSNPNGLNPEIPGNKDSLQLEKAYPPILSYVLEQDYLDKSGKTAGVSIAVALDKTVQVSYTDAQGLVYSDSVTVGDSAFTQEGENIGESIIKQLRNKHIVPNVPIFLTLYQTADTDKSIVPGYFFEKAFVDTGEGSIDSWSGVDRKYYPFPDSSTSTLDKGTSDMFQNLKDDFGTNFPDANYTMVGEGLYVDKQLTNLEIDIKVPGADRPLVEAMTQYLASELQNKALPDYIPISIRLMDIDDEKALITWDPEKESIGTYIY, encoded by the coding sequence ATGCGAAAAGCGGCAATTGGATTGCTTGTAGTAGTCATATTCATGTTAACTGCTTGCAATAATAATAAGATATCGAACTCAAGTAAAACAGCACAAAAGAAGCCAGTCGTCCAAGGGAAAGAGTTATACCTGACAAAGCAATCTTCCACACCGAGTGACACACGCGGACTCATTTTGAAGAATATTGGAAATCCATTGGACGTTGATGAATTAGATACGGGTTTAATGGATTTATCACAGGAGCACTTTTCTCCTCAGGATTACTATCTTCAAGTAGGAAAGTACATCAATAAAGCCAATTTAAATGAGTGGGTAAATCGAAAGTCAAAATCAAATCCCAATGGTCTTAATCCAGAAATCCCGGGGAATAAGGATTCCCTGCAATTAGAAAAAGCTTATCCGCCTATCTTATCCTATGTCCTTGAACAGGATTATCTGGATAAAAGCGGAAAGACGGCGGGGGTATCTATTGCGGTTGCTTTGGATAAGACGGTTCAGGTCAGCTATACGGATGCCCAGGGGCTGGTTTACAGCGACAGTGTGACCGTCGGCGACAGCGCGTTTACCCAAGAGGGTGAAAACATTGGGGAAAGTATTATTAAACAGCTTAGGAACAAACATATCGTTCCCAATGTTCCTATATTTTTAACCCTGTATCAAACGGCAGATACTGATAAAAGCATTGTACCGGGATACTTCTTTGAAAAAGCCTTTGTGGATACAGGTGAAGGATCTATCGATAGCTGGTCAGGTGTGGACAGAAAGTACTATCCGTTTCCAGATTCCTCAACAAGTACACTGGACAAGGGAACATCGGACATGTTTCAGAATTTAAAGGATGATTTTGGAACCAATTTTCCAGATGCCAACTATACAATGGTAGGAGAGGGTCTTTATGTTGATAAACAGCTTACCAATCTGGAAATTGACATAAAAGTTCCAGGTGCGGACCGGCCTCTTGTAGAAGCAATGACGCAGTATCTTGCCTCAGAGCTCCAAAACAAGGCGCTGCCGGATTATATTCCAATCAGCATCAGGCTCATGGATATTGATGACGAAAAAGCTTTGATTACTTGGGACCCGGAAAAAGAATCAATTGGGACATATATCTATTAG
- a CDS encoding DHA2 family efflux MFS transporter permease subunit — protein sequence MDIHQTSSDSRSRRSIFGIMIAGAVVAFLNQTLINVALPQMMNSLHITASVANWLTTIFMLVNGIVIPITAFLMERFTTRQLYLSSMGFFALGTLICGIAPSFSIILVGRVIQAIGAGILFPLITNVIFTLYPPNRRGFAMGIFGVAMNFAPAIGPTLSGWVVEHHSWRVLFFIIFPFALLNFLLSIFMVKNVTETSRPKLDVLGVVLSTIGFGGILYGFAEAGTKGWTSADVLIMFVAGAISLLVFVWRQMTVSHPILEFRIFRYKIFTLTTLINVIVTMAMFSGMILMPIYMQNVRGFSPLDSGLMLLPGGIVMGIMSPITGRLFDRYGAKWLAVSGLAITIITTYALSQLKTDTSFTYVVIVYTARMFGMSILMMPIFTAGLNELSLDMNKYGTAMVNTLRMVAGAVGMAFFVSIMTNRGAIHAKQLFIDKHILPADKYHAALALKQGAVMGINDAFNIATILTVIAFVLGFFIRKTSPEEQEVEEKELSLSVN from the coding sequence ATGGATATTCATCAAACTTCATCTGATTCTCGCAGCAGACGTTCCATCTTTGGCATTATGATTGCAGGGGCTGTCGTAGCATTTTTAAATCAGACTCTTATCAATGTTGCCTTGCCTCAAATGATGAATTCACTTCACATTACAGCGAGTGTCGCCAACTGGTTAACCACAATCTTTATGCTGGTTAATGGGATTGTCATTCCGATTACCGCCTTTTTAATGGAACGATTCACTACAAGGCAGCTTTACCTTTCTTCGATGGGATTTTTTGCATTAGGCACTCTGATTTGCGGAATTGCTCCGAGCTTTTCCATTATTTTGGTTGGAAGGGTTATTCAGGCAATTGGTGCAGGTATTCTTTTTCCGCTTATTACGAATGTTATCTTCACACTATACCCTCCCAACCGCCGCGGATTTGCAATGGGGATATTCGGCGTTGCAATGAACTTTGCCCCAGCGATAGGCCCTACTCTTTCAGGATGGGTTGTGGAACACCATTCGTGGAGAGTACTGTTTTTCATTATCTTTCCTTTTGCACTGTTAAATTTTTTATTGTCCATTTTTATGGTGAAAAACGTAACAGAAACAAGCCGTCCAAAGCTGGATGTCCTAGGGGTTGTATTATCAACAATTGGATTTGGCGGGATTCTTTACGGATTTGCTGAGGCTGGCACGAAAGGCTGGACAAGTGCTGATGTATTGATCATGTTTGTGGCAGGGGCCATAAGCCTATTGGTGTTTGTTTGGAGACAAATGACGGTAAGCCATCCAATATTGGAATTTAGAATTTTCCGTTACAAAATCTTTACTTTAACGACGCTAATTAATGTGATTGTCACTATGGCCATGTTTTCCGGTATGATTTTAATGCCTATCTATATGCAGAATGTTAGAGGTTTTTCTCCATTGGATTCAGGCTTAATGCTATTGCCGGGCGGAATTGTCATGGGAATCATGTCTCCCATTACGGGAAGATTATTTGACCGCTATGGGGCGAAATGGCTCGCGGTTTCCGGTTTGGCCATCACGATTATCACAACCTATGCACTGTCACAACTAAAAACAGACACTTCCTTTACGTATGTAGTAATCGTTTATACTGCCAGGATGTTTGGAATGTCTATACTTATGATGCCTATTTTTACTGCAGGCTTAAATGAACTATCTCTCGACATGAATAAGTATGGAACAGCTATGGTGAATACACTGCGAATGGTAGCAGGTGCAGTTGGAATGGCTTTCTTTGTGTCCATTATGACAAATAGAGGGGCTATACATGCAAAACAGCTTTTTATAGACAAGCACATTCTTCCTGCTGATAAGTATCATGCTGCACTCGCTTTGAAACAAGGAGCCGTAATGGGAATTAACGATGCCTTTAACATCGCTACGATTTTAACGGTTATCGCCTTTGTTTTAGGTTTCTTTATCCGAAAGACCTCTCCAGAAGAGCAAGAAGTGGAAGAAAAGGAACTGTCTCTTTCAGTAAACTAA
- the proC gene encoding pyrroline-5-carboxylate reductase, with protein MLQSKKIAFLGAGSMAEAMISGIINKGDIPPNTITVTNKSNLNRLNHLQTKYDITIMDKEHIPFEEMDVLVLAMKPKDAETALHYIRDKVAPHQLILSVIAGISLDYMGSFFKEGQQLIRVMPNTSAMISESVTAFSTGSYTNDESILTAEALLKCIGDVYQIPEEHMDIFTGIAGSGPAYFYYLMEHIEEVAIENGLDREIAREIAAKMIQGAAKMMIQQEDTPSQLRQKVTSPNGTTAAGLKALEQYGGGKAIFEAIQNAARRSKEISSELQRKDVIL; from the coding sequence ATGCTACAATCGAAGAAGATTGCCTTTTTGGGTGCAGGATCCATGGCGGAAGCCATGATTTCAGGAATAATAAATAAAGGTGATATACCTCCTAATACCATTACCGTTACAAATAAAAGCAACCTGAATCGACTGAACCATCTCCAAACGAAATACGATATAACCATTATGGATAAGGAACATATTCCCTTTGAAGAAATGGATGTCCTTGTTTTAGCCATGAAACCTAAGGATGCAGAAACTGCCCTTCATTATATTCGTGATAAAGTGGCTCCCCATCAATTAATTCTGTCTGTCATAGCCGGCATTTCATTAGATTATATGGGCAGTTTTTTTAAAGAAGGACAGCAGCTCATTCGGGTAATGCCCAATACCTCTGCCATGATAAGTGAATCAGTTACAGCCTTTTCAACTGGCAGCTATACAAATGATGAGAGCATCTTAACGGCTGAGGCACTGTTAAAATGTATAGGTGATGTATATCAAATTCCAGAAGAACATATGGATATATTTACAGGAATTGCTGGAAGCGGGCCTGCTTACTTTTATTATTTAATGGAGCATATAGAAGAAGTTGCTATTGAAAATGGACTAGACAGGGAAATTGCCCGAGAAATTGCTGCAAAAATGATTCAAGGTGCAGCTAAAATGATGATTCAGCAGGAAGATACTCCATCACAGCTAAGACAAAAGGTTACTTCACCAAATGGAACAACAGCAGCCGGACTTAAAGCATTAGAACAGTACGGAGGAGGAAAAGCCATTTTTGAAGCCATCCAAAATGCTGCAAGGCGTTCAAAAGAAATCAGTTCAGAACTCCAAAGGAAAGATGTTATTCTCTAA
- a CDS encoding glycosyl hydrolase family 28-related protein has protein sequence MNHLIILGKNHDPLENGNLIKQTHGYSFDIEKALKETRLLYEEDTHCPRPINKRLIPLLFRRVFQKTVQYEYTEMPNTLLDQEGTPVPYWKSQLDQEYTNLSKETKREVNVADFGAIGDGKTDNTAAFQKAIGKGKVKVIVPEGVFIIKGLRLPSWTFLEGMGKGATTIKLHPLAPKSRRLITNMHYRRGNHHILVQNLSLDWNVERLNHNENSSTGSNRSSCLTFANVKYGWVRNTEAINPGLHCFDITSVRYNYSGDGNRASRGSEFIWMDQLTGYGFGDDGITTHHSQHILITHSHMCDPSGRAHKKGFSNSNGFEIDDGSQNVWLVNNSSARCFGGVEIKAHHNSSAASNVQIIGHFSFHDNRSYNFRHIGHHYKEHPESKTAYNIMATSIVAMAPVFSDLYTDSSPRGMVISAYRNVAINHFTLIGDRNYDYKKNPVLAIQYRAQNIRLQNVSFRDFSTAGTDLKVFGGDNHADQVILSNITIDHSSPKGIDIGANVHASIKNVKADCEQGEYGMKSVNPVAHASSLEIQGYKIPISIAGKTSNRIL, from the coding sequence GTGAATCATTTGATCATTCTTGGAAAAAATCATGATCCTCTAGAAAATGGCAATCTAATAAAACAAACCCATGGTTATTCGTTTGATATAGAGAAAGCATTAAAAGAAACCAGGCTGTTATATGAAGAAGATACACATTGTCCCCGCCCTATAAACAAAAGGTTAATCCCTCTCCTTTTCCGGCGAGTATTTCAGAAAACAGTTCAATATGAGTATACCGAAATGCCGAATACACTACTGGATCAGGAAGGAACCCCCGTTCCATATTGGAAAAGCCAGTTAGACCAGGAATATACCAATCTATCAAAGGAAACCAAAAGAGAAGTAAATGTAGCAGATTTTGGCGCAATAGGCGATGGAAAAACCGATAATACAGCAGCTTTTCAAAAGGCAATTGGCAAAGGAAAAGTGAAGGTAATTGTTCCTGAAGGGGTCTTTATCATAAAAGGGCTCCGTTTGCCTTCCTGGACATTTCTCGAGGGCATGGGAAAAGGTGCTACTACCATAAAATTGCACCCCTTGGCCCCAAAAAGCAGGAGACTAATTACCAACATGCATTATCGCCGAGGAAATCATCATATTCTTGTTCAGAATCTAAGCCTTGACTGGAATGTAGAACGTCTTAATCATAATGAAAATTCAAGTACAGGGAGCAATCGATCCAGCTGTTTAACGTTCGCTAATGTGAAATACGGATGGGTCAGGAATACAGAGGCGATCAATCCAGGCCTTCATTGCTTTGATATTACTTCTGTACGGTACAATTATTCTGGTGACGGCAACAGGGCTTCCCGCGGAAGTGAGTTCATTTGGATGGACCAATTGACCGGCTATGGTTTTGGAGATGACGGAATTACCACACACCACAGCCAGCATATCCTCATTACCCATTCCCATATGTGCGATCCCAGTGGAAGGGCACACAAAAAAGGCTTTTCAAATTCTAATGGTTTTGAAATTGATGATGGCTCTCAAAACGTTTGGCTTGTGAACAATTCTTCAGCACGCTGTTTTGGAGGCGTTGAAATCAAGGCACACCATAACTCTTCTGCAGCGAGTAATGTACAAATTATTGGACACTTTTCTTTCCATGATAATCGCTCTTATAATTTCCGCCATATAGGCCACCATTACAAGGAACATCCAGAATCCAAAACAGCCTACAATATCATGGCTACCAGTATTGTGGCGATGGCCCCTGTGTTTTCGGATCTTTATACTGATTCAAGTCCACGTGGGATGGTCATCTCTGCCTATCGAAATGTCGCAATCAATCATTTCACCTTAATTGGCGATCGGAATTATGATTATAAAAAAAATCCTGTTCTTGCTATACAATATCGTGCACAAAATATTAGGCTTCAGAATGTTTCATTTCGCGATTTTAGTACAGCAGGCACAGACCTGAAAGTATTCGGAGGAGACAATCATGCAGATCAGGTTATTCTTTCAAACATAACTATTGACCATTCCTCTCCCAAAGGAATTGATATTGGTGCAAACGTCCATGCATCGATCAAAAATGTAAAAGCTGACTGCGAACAAGGCGAATATGGAATGAAATCTGTAAATCCAGTGGCACACGCCTCGTCTCTCGAGATACAGGGATATAAGATTCCTATTTCAATAGCCGGAAAAACATCCAATAGAATCTTATAG
- a CDS encoding QueT transporter family protein, with protein sequence MNTKTLAVNGIVAALYVVISFIIQPIAFGRFQFRVPEIFNHLIVFNKKYFFGIVIGVFLANLFFSPMVAYDLVFGVGQSAISLLITMATSRFIKTTWARMLVNTVVFTITMFLIALELHLAFHLPFIATWLVTAIGEFAVLVIGAPIMYLINKRVDFEKIIEA encoded by the coding sequence ATGAACACAAAAACACTTGCTGTAAACGGCATTGTGGCAGCTCTCTATGTTGTAATTTCTTTTATTATTCAGCCTATTGCCTTTGGCCGTTTCCAATTTCGCGTTCCCGAAATATTTAATCATCTGATTGTTTTCAATAAAAAATATTTCTTCGGAATCGTTATTGGCGTCTTTTTAGCCAATTTATTTTTCTCTCCAATGGTCGCTTATGATCTTGTTTTTGGAGTAGGACAGTCTGCCATATCTCTTTTAATCACGATGGCTACTTCCCGTTTTATCAAAACCACTTGGGCCAGGATGCTCGTAAACACTGTAGTGTTTACTATAACAATGTTCCTGATTGCACTGGAGCTTCATCTTGCCTTTCATCTCCCTTTTATAGCTACATGGCTTGTTACAGCTATCGGGGAATTTGCGGTATTGGTAATTGGGGCACCCATTATGTATTTAATTAATAAAAGAGTTGATTTTGAAAAAATCATAGAAGCCTAA
- a CDS encoding D-2-hydroxyacid dehydrogenase — translation MAKRKVVITQNIDENYINAIRELLQDWEVIAGKDSSIWSNHIKDAEIIVGWKKELASSVSEQESKVRWIQTWSAGVDSLPLEKLEARDIQLTSANGVHAYPISETIFALMLSLTRKIPEYVRNQQKKKWDHSGLKLEIHEKTIGILGIGAIGKETAKIAKAFGMRVIGVRNSLKNEENVDKIAVMDELHSVLPECDYVVNTLPLTNNTRNVFGAKEFSLMKISAFFINIGRGETVVEKELIHALQEEQIAGAGLDVFENEPLDQASPLWDMENVIITPHTAGSTEYYDKRVLEDIFIPNLKNYLTESKPFINVVDYGKGY, via the coding sequence ATGGCAAAAAGAAAAGTAGTCATAACACAGAATATTGATGAAAACTATATCAATGCAATACGAGAGCTGCTGCAGGATTGGGAGGTTATAGCCGGAAAGGATTCTTCTATCTGGAGTAATCATATCAAGGATGCAGAAATCATTGTTGGCTGGAAGAAGGAACTAGCATCCAGTGTATCGGAACAGGAATCAAAGGTACGCTGGATTCAAACCTGGAGTGCGGGCGTTGATAGCCTTCCGCTCGAAAAGCTTGAAGCCAGAGACATCCAATTAACCAGCGCAAACGGCGTGCATGCTTATCCTATTTCTGAAACAATCTTTGCTTTAATGCTTTCACTAACAAGGAAGATTCCTGAATATGTTCGGAATCAACAAAAGAAAAAATGGGACCATAGCGGTCTGAAGCTAGAAATTCACGAAAAAACAATCGGCATTTTGGGAATCGGCGCTATTGGTAAAGAAACCGCTAAAATAGCAAAAGCATTTGGTATGAGGGTCATTGGTGTACGCAATTCCCTTAAAAATGAAGAAAATGTGGACAAAATAGCTGTGATGGATGAGCTTCATTCTGTACTGCCAGAATGTGATTATGTAGTCAATACATTGCCCTTAACAAATAATACCCGCAATGTCTTTGGGGCAAAAGAGTTTTCTCTTATGAAGATTTCAGCCTTCTTTATTAACATCGGACGCGGGGAGACAGTAGTTGAAAAAGAACTCATACATGCCCTGCAAGAAGAGCAAATTGCCGGTGCAGGATTGGATGTCTTTGAAAACGAGCCACTGGATCAGGCAAGTCCTCTTTGGGATATGGAGAATGTTATCATAACGCCTCATACTGCCGGCTCTACAGAATATTATGATAAACGAGTGCTGGAAGACATTTTTATTCCAAATCTCAAAAACTACTTAACAGAAAGCAAGCCCTTTATCAATGTAGTAGACTATGGAAAAGGGTATTAA